GATCCGCGCCCGCGCTCAGGATCTCAAGAACTGGAATCTGCCCGGCTGGTCGTTCGCCGAAATGCTGCCCGCGTTCAAGCGCCTCGAGAGCCGCGACAGCGGCAGCGCCGCGCTGCACGGCCACGCGGGCCCGCTGCCGGTGCGCCAATTGACCCGCGAGGACATCACGCCGATGCAACGCGCATTCGTCGACGCGACTGTCGCGAACGGCTATCGCATCATCGACGATTTCGACGGCCCGGACGCGAACGGCGTCGGCCCGTATTCGATGAACGTCGTCAATGGCGTGCGTGTCAACACAGGCATCGCCTATCTGACCAACGACGTGCGTGCGCGGGAGAACCTGCAGATCCGTGGAGGTTCGCTCGTCGATCGCGTCCTCTTCGACAACGATCGCGCAATCGGCGTCCGGCTCGCCAGCGGCGAGGAAATTCACGCGGGCGAAGTGATCCTGAGCGCGGGCAGCTACGGCAGCGCCGCGATCCTGCTGCGATCGGGCATCGGGCCGGGCGCGGATCTGCGCGCGCTTTCGATCCCCGAAGTCGCGAACCTGCCCGTCGGGAAACGCCTGAAAGACCACCCTTTCTACTACAACGCCTACGCCGCCCGCCCGGACAAGATCGGCGATCAATCACCCGTGATCGGCGCATTCCTCTGGACACACAGCGCGACCGCGCAAAACGGGGATCTCGACCTGCATGTCACGGCCACGCATCTGTTCCCGCACGATCAAAGCCCGACCGGCGTCGGATTCGTGCTTGCGGTCGCGCTGACGCGACCGCTGTCGGTCGGCAGCCTGAAACTCGCGAGCCGCAAACCCGACGACGCCCCGATCATCGATCTGAATTTCCTCGCCGAAGCGCAGGACCGCGCGCGCCTGCTCGACGGCATCAAGCTGGCGCGGCGTATCGGCCGCACCACGCCGCTGTCGGAGCTCATTCACGCCGAGCTGAATCCCGGTCCGGGCGCCGAGACCGACGAGCAGATCCTCGCGTCCGTCAGATCGACCGTCGACACGTATCACCACCCTACGTCGACCGCGCCGATGGGAACGCCGGGCAACCCGGACGCGGTCGTCGACCTCGACGGGCGCGTGCACGGCGTGCGCAACCTGCGCGTCGTCGATGCATCGATCTTCCCGGATGCGGTTTCCGTCGCCACCAACATCACGACCATCGCGACGGCCGAGCACATCGCGCATCGATTCGTTTGATTCCGATCCGGAGATACTCATGACTTCCGCCTCTCACGCTTTACACTGGATCGACGGCGAATGGGTCGATTCGCCCGCTCGTCGCGATTCGTTCGATCCGGCGACCGGCGCCGTGATCGGCCGCTATGCCGACGGCGGCGAAACCGAAGCGCGCGCGGCCGTCGCGGCGGCGTCCCGCGCGTTCGCACGCACGCGCTGGAAGCACGACGCCGCATTGCGCGCCAAGGCTCTCGACGAACTCGCACTCGCATTCGAACGGCACACCGAAGCGCTCATCGACCAGCTCTCGCTCGAAAACGGCAAGATCAAGCCGGAAGCCCGGTTCGAGGTCGAGATGGCGCCCTCGAAGCTGCGCTATTACGCGGCCCTCGCGCGCGCCGAGCGCGCCCACGGCGGAACGCCGCGGCCGGACGTCGTATCGCTCGTGCTGCGGGAGCCGATGGGCGTGGCCGGCATCATCGTGCCGTGGAATTCCCCCGTCGTCCTGATGGTGCGCGCGCTCGCGCCGGCGCTTGCGGCCGGCGCGAGCGCGGTCGTCAAGATGCCGGGCCAGACCGCGCAAACGAACGCCCTCGTCGCCAAGGTGCTGTCGGAAGCGCCGTCGCTGCCGCGCGGCAGCGTCAACGTGTTCAGCGAATCCGGCGCCGACGGCGCGAAATACCTCGTCGCTTCTCCGGACGTGCCCGTCATCAGCTTCACCGGCTCGACGGCGACCGGCCGCGCGATCTCGGCGGCCGGCGCACAGCGCCTGAAGCGCTTCGGCCTCGAGCTCGGCGGCAAGACACCCCATGTCGTATTCGACGACGCCGATCTCGACGCCGCGCTGCCGGTTCTCGCGAAGTCGCTGACCGTATTCGCCGGC
The nucleotide sequence above comes from Burkholderia thailandensis E264. Encoded proteins:
- a CDS encoding GMC family oxidoreductase — its product is MHDRTLQDPARRTMLTRSAALAAGSLLGAETSAAPIRADTSPGASPRRQIEHGKRTIDVLIVGGGSAGAVMAARLTEKASRNVLLLEAGHNYAAWDYPHVIASSDIVGGDARHEWGYRTKPGYIDHPIGALRGKVLGGSSAINGAVAIRARAQDLKNWNLPGWSFAEMLPAFKRLESRDSGSAALHGHAGPLPVRQLTREDITPMQRAFVDATVANGYRIIDDFDGPDANGVGPYSMNVVNGVRVNTGIAYLTNDVRARENLQIRGGSLVDRVLFDNDRAIGVRLASGEEIHAGEVILSAGSYGSAAILLRSGIGPGADLRALSIPEVANLPVGKRLKDHPFYYNAYAARPDKIGDQSPVIGAFLWTHSATAQNGDLDLHVTATHLFPHDQSPTGVGFVLAVALTRPLSVGSLKLASRKPDDAPIIDLNFLAEAQDRARLLDGIKLARRIGRTTPLSELIHAELNPGPGAETDEQILASVRSTVDTYHHPTSTAPMGTPGNPDAVVDLDGRVHGVRNLRVVDASIFPDAVSVATNITTIATAEHIAHRFV
- a CDS encoding aldehyde dehydrogenase family protein, with the translated sequence MTSASHALHWIDGEWVDSPARRDSFDPATGAVIGRYADGGETEARAAVAAASRAFARTRWKHDAALRAKALDELALAFERHTEALIDQLSLENGKIKPEARFEVEMAPSKLRYYAALARAERAHGGTPRPDVVSLVLREPMGVAGIIVPWNSPVVLMVRALAPALAAGASAVVKMPGQTAQTNALVAKVLSEAPSLPRGSVNVFSESGADGAKYLVASPDVPVISFTGSTATGRAISAAGAQRLKRFGLELGGKTPHVVFDDADLDAALPVLAKSLTVFAGQFCMTGSRLLVQRNVAEAVRTRLAATLGAVRVGPAADPRSEMGPLIDRANVARVDRSVDQAIAAGAKVLLRGGPATDGALAAGAFYRPTLLEVDDPKLDIVQTETFGPVMTLQVFDTEDEAVALANDSEYGLAAAVWTRDVQRSMRVARALQAGTVWINDWAKVYDEFEEGGYRQSGLGRLNGAAAIDDFIEYKHITLSTGASQ